A genomic region of bacterium contains the following coding sequences:
- a CDS encoding DedA family protein gives MILQFIDVFIHLDKYLTTIIQSYGTWTYLILFAIIFCETGLVVLPFLPGDSLIFAAGALAALGALDIKWLIILMCLAAVAGDTVNYWIGYWVGPKIFQKENVKLLNKKHLMEAHAFYEKYGGITIILARFMPFVRTFAPFVAGIGTMSYWRFMSYNVVGGILWINIFGWLGYYFGNMPYIKKNFSLVILAIVIISVMPAVIEYFKRRRRAGIQAKGSN, from the coding sequence ATGATCTTACAATTCATCGACGTTTTCATCCACCTGGACAAATACCTGACCACCATCATTCAGAGCTACGGGACCTGGACCTATCTGATACTTTTCGCCATCATCTTCTGCGAGACCGGGCTGGTGGTGCTGCCGTTCCTGCCGGGGGATTCCCTGATCTTCGCCGCCGGGGCCCTGGCAGCGCTGGGGGCGCTGGACATCAAGTGGCTGATCATCCTGATGTGCCTGGCGGCGGTGGCCGGGGACACGGTCAATTACTGGATAGGATACTGGGTGGGGCCGAAGATCTTCCAGAAGGAGAACGTGAAACTGCTCAACAAGAAGCACCTGATGGAGGCCCACGCCTTTTACGAGAAGTACGGGGGGATCACCATCATCCTGGCCCGTTTCATGCCCTTCGTCCGCACCTTTGCCCCGTTCGTGGCCGGCATCGGCACCATGTCCTACTGGCGTTTCATGTCATACAACGTGGTCGGGGGCATTCTCTGGATCAACATCTTCGGCTGGCTGGGTTATTACTTCGGCAATATGCCCTATATCAAGAAGAATTTCAGCCTGGTGATCCTGGCCATCGTCATAATATCGGTGATGCCGGCGGTGATCGAGTACTTTAAACGCAGGCGCCGGGCCGGGATTCAGGCGAAAGGATCGAATTAA
- a CDS encoding hotdog domain-containing protein, giving the protein MTETTSISHLVKYEDLNHHGTLFAGRMSEWMVEACFICAAQAVKRPEDVVCVQVHGMSFIKPARRGDIIRVESQLAYLGQKSLTVYGQVFANQETVPYVTSFATFVTIDQQGKPYAHGLTLSPEYIQQNQAIYQKARELRK; this is encoded by the coding sequence ATGACAGAGACAACTTCCATATCCCACCTGGTGAAATACGAGGATCTGAACCATCACGGCACATTGTTCGCCGGGCGGATGTCCGAGTGGATGGTGGAGGCCTGTTTCATCTGCGCGGCCCAGGCGGTGAAGAGGCCGGAGGACGTGGTCTGCGTCCAGGTCCACGGGATGAGCTTCATCAAGCCGGCCCGGCGGGGCGACATCATCCGGGTGGAATCCCAGCTGGCCTACCTGGGACAGAAGAGCCTGACGGTCTACGGACAGGTCTTCGCAAATCAGGAAACCGTGCCCTACGTCACCAGCTTCGCCACCTTCGTCACCATCGACCAGCAGGGCAAGCCCTACGCCCACGGCCTGACGCTGTCACCGGAATACATCCAGCAGAACCAGGCCATATACCAGAAGGCCAGGGAACTGAGAAAATAG